A window of Candidatus Saccharibacteria bacterium contains these coding sequences:
- a CDS encoding metal-sensitive transcriptional regulator has product MISDIKQRALHRAKILEGQMRGIQKMIENEDYCMDILTQNLAIQKSLGSLNKLILENHVRTHIKENLSSGSETDQEQAVTEMLSLYELTNIRGK; this is encoded by the coding sequence ATGATTAGCGATATAAAGCAGCGTGCACTACATCGTGCCAAAATCCTTGAAGGTCAGATGCGTGGTATTCAAAAGATGATTGAAAACGAAGACTATTGTATGGACATACTTACGCAAAACCTAGCCATTCAAAAGTCTCTCGGCTCTTTAAATAAGCTGATACTTGAAAACCACGTACGAACACACATTAAAGAAAACCTCAGTTCCGGCTCGGAGACAGACCAGGAGCAGGCAGTTACTGAAATGTTGAGCTTGTACGAGCTAACAAACATCAGGGGCAAATAG